Proteins from one Leptonema illini DSM 21528 genomic window:
- the fmt gene encoding methionyl-tRNA formyltransferase, with protein sequence MKLLYFGSPEISAQLLDRLIVDGEHQICAVISNPDRPKGRSSQPVPTPVSSRALDAGLPLFRFESLKGEAGHQAFQELQAFDADLAVVFAYGSIIPKAIFEAPRLGSVNLHGSLLPALRGASPVQSAILQGLTTTGWTLQRLGERMDAGDILSTVEIAVDGRETSGELFERMIPSGVQLVIDSLRRIDDLIAAARPQDEAQATYCSKLRPDDAFISWSDTSEKIHNQIRGMNPAPQARTITEKGDLILLHRSALLSDEDIAALFPSGDAASRHALLPGTICVAKQSGKKRLLARTGSGFLEILELQLSGRKRMPAHDFLNGSVLADGSRFDGAPDAKQIV encoded by the coding sequence ATGAAACTGCTTTATTTTGGCTCCCCTGAAATCTCGGCGCAACTGCTGGATCGACTGATCGTTGACGGCGAACATCAGATCTGCGCGGTGATCAGCAACCCCGATCGCCCGAAAGGTCGTTCGTCGCAGCCTGTTCCGACGCCGGTTTCGAGTCGGGCTCTTGACGCAGGCCTGCCACTTTTTCGATTTGAATCGCTGAAAGGCGAGGCAGGTCATCAGGCCTTTCAGGAGCTCCAGGCCTTTGACGCCGACCTTGCCGTCGTCTTCGCCTACGGATCCATTATTCCGAAGGCGATCTTTGAGGCGCCCCGACTTGGCTCCGTCAACCTGCACGGCTCGCTTCTGCCAGCCCTCCGCGGAGCCTCGCCGGTACAGAGCGCAATACTACAGGGCCTGACGACGACGGGCTGGACGTTGCAGCGTCTTGGCGAGCGCATGGATGCAGGCGATATTCTTTCCACCGTAGAGATTGCGGTCGACGGCAGGGAAACTTCGGGCGAGCTCTTTGAGCGGATGATCCCGTCCGGAGTGCAGCTTGTGATCGATTCTTTGCGCCGCATCGACGATCTGATAGCGGCGGCCCGACCCCAGGACGAGGCGCAGGCCACGTATTGCAGCAAGCTGCGTCCTGACGATGCCTTTATCTCATGGTCCGATACGTCAGAGAAGATCCACAATCAGATTCGCGGAATGAACCCGGCTCCGCAGGCCCGCACAATCACCGAAAAGGGCGATCTTATTCTGCTGCATCGCAGCGCTCTTTTATCAGATGAAGACATTGCCGCATTATTCCCGTCGGGTGATGCAGCGTCACGGCACGCCTTGCTTCCCGGCACGATCTGCGTGGCAAAGCAGTCCGGTAAAAAAAGGCTTTTAGCCAGAACAGGCTCCGGATTTCTTGAAATCTTAGAACTCCAGCTCTCTGGACGCAAGCGGATGCCGGCGCATGACTTCCTGAATGGAAGCGTTCTTGCCGACGGCTCCCGTTTCGACGGAGCTCCGGATGCAAAGCAAATTGTATGA
- a CDS encoding PASTA domain-containing protein, protein MTEQKKEWIKLAVRYALLFFLAGALFLVMALTVFSLRNESTGVWTMPNVSGSYYTDVHNELARMNLRIELDREYFPDRPEGIILTQSIMPGETVHSRDKLLLTVNAYRAILDMPDFKGAPFATVLSSLKQMTYEDQVFALRPGVVTYVYDESMPDGTVMEQFPPGGSKVLPDSTVDLLISSKKEEVKKVFESKTSLPVSELKNVRIDVVSGYFMKAGVDYQIVSVEPTKDDSKSGQVTDITFTNNRYELKVLYREPSERFNEGFESISKDIGPAQNCEASLVNPNDEEDRRLVWKSPGVVEELKLVFFRIGERRLEVSCGGDVVYKKKFTPEYPG, encoded by the coding sequence ATGACAGAGCAGAAAAAAGAATGGATCAAGCTGGCCGTGCGCTATGCTCTCCTGTTTTTCCTGGCCGGAGCGTTGTTCCTGGTCATGGCCCTTACCGTATTCTCGCTGCGTAATGAAAGCACGGGCGTATGGACGATGCCGAATGTGAGCGGTAGCTACTACACCGACGTCCATAACGAACTCGCTCGCATGAACCTGCGCATTGAGCTCGATCGAGAGTATTTTCCCGACCGTCCCGAGGGCATTATCCTCACGCAGAGCATCATGCCCGGTGAGACCGTTCACAGCCGCGACAAGCTGCTGCTGACCGTTAATGCCTATCGAGCCATCCTTGATATGCCTGATTTTAAAGGTGCTCCGTTTGCAACGGTGCTTTCTTCATTAAAGCAGATGACCTACGAAGATCAGGTCTTCGCGCTCCGCCCTGGCGTCGTAACCTATGTCTACGACGAAAGCATGCCCGATGGAACCGTCATGGAACAGTTCCCACCCGGCGGCTCGAAGGTGCTTCCCGATTCGACCGTCGACCTCCTGATTTCGTCGAAGAAAGAAGAAGTGAAGAAGGTTTTCGAAAGCAAAACGTCGCTTCCCGTTTCTGAACTGAAGAACGTGCGCATTGACGTCGTCTCGGGCTATTTCATGAAGGCCGGCGTCGATTATCAGATCGTTTCGGTCGAGCCAACAAAAGACGACTCGAAAAGCGGACAGGTAACCGACATCACCTTTACGAACAATCGTTACGAGCTGAAGGTGCTCTATCGTGAGCCTTCCGAACGCTTTAACGAAGGATTCGAATCTATCTCAAAAGATATCGGTCCGGCGCAGAACTGCGAGGCCTCTCTTGTTAATCCGAACGATGAAGAAGATCGTCGCCTTGTCTGGAAAAGCCCCGGCGTCGTCGAAGAGCTGAAGCTCGTCTTCTTTCGCATCGGCGAGCGCCGCCTTGAGGTAAGCTGTGGCGGAGACGTCGTTTACAAAAAGAAATTCACTCCGGAATACCCCGGTTAA
- the rpe gene encoding ribulose-phosphate 3-epimerase: MLLSPSILAADMTDLKSMLPVLEGQVDFLHMDVMDGHFVPTLSFGEMYTKTIAKHTSIPLDVHLMVTNPEAEVPKYFDIKPANITFHVETTAFGVRLAGEIRKQGIRAGVSLNPATSLSTLDHLLDHIDLVLIMSVEPGFYGQSFLPLALDKIRELKRRIGGRPITIEVDGGITAANIRSVLDAGADMIVAGSAVFSGGTPERIKENIAALRKA, from the coding sequence ATGCTTCTTTCTCCTTCCATCCTTGCCGCCGATATGACCGATCTGAAATCCATGCTGCCAGTCCTTGAGGGACAGGTGGACTTCCTGCACATGGATGTGATGGACGGGCACTTTGTACCGACACTGTCGTTCGGCGAGATGTACACGAAGACGATTGCGAAGCATACGTCCATTCCGCTTGACGTTCACCTGATGGTGACGAATCCCGAGGCCGAGGTGCCGAAATACTTCGACATCAAGCCGGCTAACATCACCTTTCACGTCGAGACGACTGCTTTCGGCGTGCGCCTTGCCGGCGAGATACGCAAGCAGGGCATCAGAGCCGGCGTGTCGCTTAACCCCGCCACGTCGCTTTCCACGCTCGATCATCTGCTCGATCATATCGATCTTGTTCTGATTATGAGCGTCGAACCCGGCTTCTACGGACAGAGCTTTCTACCGCTTGCCCTGGATAAGATTCGCGAATTGAAGCGACGCATTGGCGGCCGTCCCATCACCATCGAGGTCGATGGCGGCATCACTGCTGCTAATATTCGGTCTGTTCTGGACGCCGGCGCCGATATGATCGTTGCCGGTTCGGCCGTCTTCTCGGGCGGTACTCCTGAAAGAATCAAAGAGAACATCGCCGCCTTACGCAAGGCGTAG
- a CDS encoding RES family NAD+ phosphorylase, translating to MKVFRIARKAFIEDLTGEGARLYGGRWNRKGSPVVYTSGSRSLAVLEYLVHTSLTLLPDDLCMAEIEVPDTVDILETIAVPDLPEGWRRTPSPYALADLGEQWRKQRSTLLLRVPSAVIPEEWNYVINPQHPAIAEVRLLKIEEKPIDLRLA from the coding sequence ATGAAAGTCTTTCGTATCGCTCGCAAGGCCTTCATTGAAGATCTGACGGGAGAAGGGGCTCGCCTTTACGGTGGACGGTGGAACAGAAAAGGAAGTCCCGTGGTCTATACGTCGGGCAGTCGCTCGCTTGCCGTGCTTGAGTATCTCGTTCATACAAGCCTTACGCTTCTGCCCGATGACCTGTGTATGGCTGAGATTGAAGTCCCTGATACTGTAGATATTCTTGAAACGATAGCGGTACCCGATCTTCCAGAGGGCTGGCGCAGAACGCCCTCCCCCTACGCACTGGCCGATCTGGGCGAGCAGTGGCGAAAGCAAAGGAGCACCCTCTTGCTTCGCGTACCTTCGGCCGTGATACCCGAAGAATGGAACTATGTTATCAACCCGCAGCATCCGGCGATCGCAGAGGTCCGGCTGCTGAAGATCGAAGAGAAACCGATCGATCTACGCCTTGCGTAA
- the parS gene encoding type II RES/Xre toxin-antitoxin system antitoxin, protein MSTATAEKLLGGQRTLGHKIQTDRDRYEVSQNGLPKKVLVHFAANVDLSMRFMAYLLNINERTIQRKKDFDLLDGTTSEQLLAIAEVYARAADVLGSLESCQKWLNTENRALGNEKPIVMLKSRFGAQMILDLLGRMEHGIVS, encoded by the coding sequence ATGTCAACTGCAACGGCTGAAAAGCTGCTCGGAGGCCAGAGAACACTCGGCCATAAGATCCAGACGGACAGAGATCGCTACGAGGTTTCACAGAACGGGCTTCCTAAAAAGGTCCTCGTGCATTTTGCCGCAAACGTGGATCTCTCAATGCGGTTCATGGCTTATCTTCTGAATATCAACGAACGCACCATACAGCGGAAAAAAGACTTCGATTTGCTTGATGGGACGACAAGCGAGCAGCTGCTCGCCATTGCAGAGGTCTACGCCCGGGCTGCCGATGTACTCGGCTCGCTGGAAAGCTGCCAGAAATGGCTGAACACAGAGAACCGCGCTCTCGGTAACGAAAAGCCGATCGTCATGCTGAAATCTCGCTTCGGCGCTCAGATGATCCTCGACCTGCTCGGTCGTATGGAACACGGCATCGTTTCATAA
- the rpsP gene encoding 30S ribosomal protein S16 codes for MVKLRLQRYGTKKRPFYRIVVANVRDRRDGRFVEIVGLYDPLSAKEPVRLEKEKIQTWIQKGAVPSDTVASLLKKNGVELKAQAGEKTHKGKKAGA; via the coding sequence GTGGTAAAACTGAGACTCCAGAGATATGGAACTAAAAAGCGGCCTTTTTATCGTATTGTAGTGGCCAACGTTCGGGACCGTCGTGACGGACGTTTTGTTGAAATCGTCGGTCTGTACGATCCGCTCAGCGCTAAAGAGCCGGTTCGCCTTGAGAAAGAGAAGATCCAGACGTGGATTCAGAAAGGAGCGGTTCCCAGCGATACCGTTGCCTCGCTTCTGAAGAAAAACGGCGTGGAGCTGAAGGCTCAGGCCGGCGAGAAAACCCATAAAGGCAAAAAAGCCGGAGCCTGA
- a CDS encoding KH domain-containing protein, translated as MSRDEMPAELISPQGLISFVCQNLISKPESLKISEIPGSEETVIEIRVDSDDVGKIIGKNGSVARSIRTLVSAMGSRSGVNYVVEIVD; from the coding sequence ATGAGCAGGGATGAAATGCCCGCAGAACTGATCAGCCCTCAGGGGCTGATCTCGTTTGTCTGCCAGAACCTTATCAGCAAGCCAGAATCGCTGAAAATCTCTGAGATCCCGGGATCAGAAGAGACGGTGATCGAGATCCGCGTCGATTCTGACGATGTGGGCAAGATCATCGGCAAGAACGGTAGCGTTGCTCGTTCGATCCGCACCCTCGTATCTGCGATGGGTAGCCGTTCCGGCGTAAACTACGTCGTTGAAATCGTCGATTGA
- the trmD gene encoding tRNA (guanosine(37)-N1)-methyltransferase TrmD (methylates guanosine-37 in various tRNAs; uses S-adenosyl-L-methionine to transfer methyl group to tRNA; Chlamydial proteins show a C-terminal extension of unknown function), which translates to MLLFQIITLFPERYEIFFNSGLPAKAIQKKLISIRPVQLRDFADPERKGRVDDAPYGGGPGMILQVGPIYRALQSLPVKLPVILLTPSGERLNQSLVRTLFDEASSGNRKERGDDGVTGGFTLICGFYEGVDQRVAEYLVDREVSLGDFILNSGDPAALCLIEAVSRLVPGFMGKMESADEESFEAVPDSDSIGEQGEDIDTAKAGPGQLLEYPQYSRPADFMGWKVPEILLSGHHGEVRKWRMEQRLERTRNRGSYEHRTGTGSRNSGSN; encoded by the coding sequence ATGCTCTTATTCCAGATCATAACCCTTTTTCCAGAGCGATATGAGATCTTCTTCAATTCTGGCTTGCCTGCAAAGGCGATTCAGAAAAAATTGATCTCTATTCGCCCTGTGCAGCTGAGGGATTTTGCAGATCCCGAACGAAAGGGCAGGGTGGACGATGCACCGTACGGCGGCGGGCCCGGAATGATTCTCCAGGTCGGTCCCATTTATCGGGCATTGCAATCTCTTCCTGTGAAGCTGCCGGTGATTCTTCTCACTCCGTCAGGAGAGAGGCTGAATCAGTCCCTTGTGCGAACGCTCTTTGACGAGGCCTCATCTGGCAATCGAAAAGAGAGGGGAGATGACGGCGTTACGGGTGGGTTTACGCTGATCTGCGGCTTCTACGAAGGAGTCGATCAGAGGGTGGCCGAATACCTCGTAGATCGGGAGGTGTCGCTGGGCGACTTCATCCTGAACTCGGGAGATCCGGCGGCACTCTGTCTCATCGAAGCGGTATCACGATTGGTGCCGGGCTTCATGGGCAAGATGGAAAGCGCCGACGAGGAGAGCTTCGAGGCAGTGCCCGATAGCGACTCGATCGGCGAGCAAGGTGAAGATATAGATACGGCGAAGGCCGGGCCGGGGCAGCTGCTGGAGTATCCGCAGTACAGTCGACCGGCGGACTTTATGGGATGGAAGGTTCCTGAGATCCTGCTTTCCGGGCATCATGGCGAGGTGCGGAAGTGGAGGATGGAACAGAGACTGGAACGAACAAGGAATCGAGGAAGTTATGAGCACCGAACAGGAACAGGCAGTAGAAACTCCGGAAGCAACTGA